One region of Limnospira fusiformis SAG 85.79 genomic DNA includes:
- a CDS encoding pentapeptide repeat-containing protein, producing the protein MEVEELLKQYAAGERMFRSVNLVGVNLSDMDLREVSFIRANLENTSFINTNLSGSNFRESKLMGVDLTDAQLADANLISANLTDANFSRANLTGASMRGSISKNVTLNMANLTDANLAEANFTEANFIGAHLVNSTLIRTNLLKANLSGANLDGANLTNVIMRDSTLEGANLSNATLSGAMLMGANFHRADLSRVTMVGADLTDANLSEANLRAANVSWTSLRGANMSRARLYRTKLNWSNLSGVNLIEAVMLDTVLYRANLRDADLRGAILPD; encoded by the coding sequence ATGGAGGTTGAGGAGCTACTCAAACAATATGCCGCCGGAGAGAGAATGTTTCGGTCTGTTAACCTGGTTGGGGTCAATCTCAGTGATATGGATCTGCGGGAGGTTAGCTTTATCCGGGCTAATCTCGAAAATACTAGCTTCATTAATACTAATCTGAGTGGCTCTAATTTCCGTGAGTCTAAATTGATGGGCGTGGATCTCACTGATGCTCAACTCGCTGATGCTAACCTGATTAGCGCTAATTTAACTGATGCTAATTTTTCTAGGGCTAATCTAACCGGGGCTAGTATGCGGGGGTCTATCTCCAAAAATGTCACCCTAAATATGGCTAATCTTACTGATGCTAATTTGGCTGAGGCTAATTTTACAGAGGCTAATTTTATTGGCGCTCATCTAGTTAACAGCACTTTGATCCGAACTAATTTGTTAAAAGCTAATTTGAGTGGTGCTAACTTGGATGGAGCTAATCTCACTAATGTGATTATGCGCGATTCTACCCTTGAGGGTGCTAATTTATCTAATGCTACCCTCAGTGGCGCGATGCTGATGGGAGCTAATTTTCATCGAGCTGATTTGAGTCGGGTTACTATGGTGGGGGCTGATTTAACTGATGCTAACCTCAGTGAGGCGAATCTACGGGCGGCTAATGTCAGTTGGACCAGTTTAAGGGGGGCTAATATGAGTCGCGCCCGACTTTATCGCACTAAACTCAATTGGTCTAATCTTAGTGGCGTTAATTTGATTGAGGCTGTCATGTTGGACACGGTACTCTACCGCGCTAATTTGCGTGATGCTGATTTGCGGGGCGCTATTTTACCTGATTAA
- a CDS encoding iron uptake porin translates to MSKRSLNLWLLSPAVLGASLLASLPAVAEISATETGETELTTNNAITIASIEDVTAELPQQLAQVPVNPHAGGVFSQGNSVADRGTEIPLADLDAPSSDGNTLNQLNQYGREGQSRRQSQVTSVSQLSDVQPTDWAFQALQSLVERYGCIAGYPDGTFRGNRALTRFEFAAGVNACLERVNELINAATADLVTREDLAKMQRLMEEFAAELASIRGRVTVLEARTAELEANQFSTTTRLHGEVIFWPGDSFGDRARHNVAGGPFSRRNSDPTQTYLGYRVRLDFDTSFTGQDLLKTRLQVYDNPNLSDFDLTNSLMSRTPFDGTSNGVELDDLYYRFPAFNGRAQIFIGANSLDLDDTMEILTPFNSEGTGSISMFGQRNPAIFRGPEGAGVGANFAFGDRDRYRLNLSYLAGNASDATAGNGLFNGSNTASAQFVFEPTEKLGFAVEYARKYFTNGGVEVAGGTGSWIADRPFGDNATTSDNLGFQFNWRLANSFQLGGWFGATWANQQNNGSDSATILNWAVTLGFPDLLREGDTGALIVGMPPKVTSHDRPSLENSDTSLHIEAFYHFPFSEYISITPGGYFITNPGHNDRNATIFVGTLRTTFQF, encoded by the coding sequence GTGTCGAAACGATCATTAAATCTTTGGCTGCTCAGTCCAGCAGTATTGGGAGCTAGTCTATTAGCCTCTCTACCTGCGGTGGCGGAAATTTCGGCTACTGAGACAGGAGAAACAGAATTAACGACAAACAACGCTATCACGATCGCATCTATTGAGGATGTCACAGCCGAGTTACCCCAGCAACTAGCTCAAGTTCCGGTTAACCCCCATGCTGGCGGTGTATTTTCCCAAGGTAACTCAGTCGCGGACCGTGGCACAGAAATTCCCCTCGCTGACCTAGATGCTCCCAGTTCCGATGGGAATACGCTAAATCAGCTCAATCAATACGGTAGAGAAGGACAAAGCCGGAGACAGTCTCAGGTGACTTCCGTTTCTCAGTTGTCCGACGTACAGCCTACAGATTGGGCATTCCAAGCACTCCAGTCTTTAGTTGAGCGCTATGGTTGTATTGCAGGTTATCCAGATGGGACATTCCGAGGAAACCGTGCCTTAACCCGTTTTGAATTTGCGGCGGGGGTTAACGCCTGTTTAGAAAGGGTTAACGAATTAATTAACGCCGCCACAGCCGACCTAGTGACTCGGGAAGACCTGGCGAAAATGCAGCGACTGATGGAAGAGTTCGCGGCGGAACTAGCCAGCATTCGCGGACGGGTAACCGTGTTAGAAGCTCGTACTGCGGAATTGGAAGCTAACCAATTCTCCACCACTACCAGGCTGCATGGGGAAGTCATCTTTTGGCCGGGTGATAGCTTTGGCGATCGCGCTAGACATAACGTGGCAGGAGGTCCCTTTAGCCGCCGCAATAGTGACCCGACCCAAACCTATCTTGGCTATCGAGTTCGCTTAGACTTCGATACTAGCTTCACCGGACAGGATCTGTTAAAAACCCGTTTACAGGTTTACGACAATCCCAACCTGAGCGACTTCGACCTAACCAATAGCCTGATGTCTCGGACTCCCTTTGATGGGACTTCCAACGGAGTAGAGCTAGATGATTTATACTATCGTTTCCCAGCTTTCAATGGCAGGGCGCAAATCTTTATCGGTGCTAACAGCCTCGATTTAGATGACACCATGGAAATTCTGACCCCCTTTAATAGTGAAGGTACAGGCTCAATTTCCATGTTTGGTCAGCGCAACCCTGCCATTTTCCGGGGTCCAGAAGGAGCCGGGGTAGGGGCTAACTTCGCCTTTGGCGATCGAGACCGTTACCGATTGAATCTGAGTTATTTAGCTGGTAACGCATCGGATGCTACTGCTGGGAATGGCTTATTCAACGGTAGTAATACAGCATCGGCTCAGTTTGTGTTTGAACCGACGGAAAAACTGGGATTTGCGGTAGAATATGCCCGCAAGTATTTCACTAACGGCGGTGTAGAGGTAGCTGGCGGGACTGGTAGCTGGATTGCCGATCGCCCCTTTGGTGATAATGCGACCACCAGTGATAACCTAGGTTTCCAATTCAATTGGCGGCTGGCTAACAGCTTCCAATTAGGAGGTTGGTTCGGTGCTACCTGGGCTAACCAACAGAATAATGGCAGTGATAGCGCGACCATTCTCAACTGGGCGGTAACTCTTGGTTTCCCCGATTTACTGCGAGAAGGCGACACAGGCGCATTAATTGTGGGAATGCCTCCTAAAGTGACCTCCCATGACAGACCAAGCCTAGAAAATAGTGATACTTCACTGCACATTGAAGCCTTCTATCACTTCCCCTTCAGCGAGTATATTTCCATTACTCCCGGAGGATACTTCATCACCAATCCCGGTCATAACGATCGCAATGCCACCATTTTCGTAGGAACCCTGAGAACTACATTCCAGTTCTAA
- the hflX gene encoding GTPase HflX, producing the protein MSDPISVLKTHFFVIFWGNVKQPKGAPIETIHGNLQGLKPSQLKQLQRLYHQKLPGDRITTSEFAQRLAGVSTDIKEPVCAYINRRGQVIRVGVGTVSQTRIPALELPRYGNGRLSGIRCIATQLKSDVPRESVLTAMAMQRLDVLAILTLTGSGFERRGGGGTGYVKEAYLAHLLPQGEGENQTQLDSPLAPVPYYVSSPMSLDVLSNQDFLDLVDGLEAEFQREFVALDVNSDQDRVLLVGVQTDKISTQRFEEGLAELARLVDTAGGIVLQTLRQKRSRPHPQTVVGEGKTQEIALAAQTLGATLIVFDRSLSPAQVRNLETRIGVRVVDRTEVILDIFAQRAQSGAGKLQVELAQLEYSLPRLTGRGQAMSRLGGGIGTRGPGETKLETERRAIQRRIARLQQEVNQLQAHRARLRQRRQRQEVPTLAIVGYTNAGKSTLLNVLTASEIYAADQLFATLDPTSRRLTIPDAITEEPQNIVITDTVGFIHELPPALIDAFRATLEEVTDADALLHLVDLSHPAWQAQIQSVMEILTQMPITPGPALLAFNKIDSVDGETLRFAQEEYPQAVFISAANALGLETLRRRIAQLIDYAIANQ; encoded by the coding sequence TTGAGCGACCCCATATCGGTTCTCAAAACTCATTTTTTTGTTATATTTTGGGGAAATGTTAAGCAACCAAAAGGAGCGCCTATCGAAACCATACACGGAAACCTGCAAGGTCTCAAACCGAGTCAGCTTAAACAACTGCAACGCCTGTACCATCAAAAACTACCAGGCGATCGCATTACTACTTCAGAATTTGCCCAGCGACTCGCCGGGGTAAGTACAGACATCAAAGAGCCAGTCTGCGCCTATATAAACCGTCGTGGGCAGGTGATTAGGGTGGGAGTAGGCACGGTCAGTCAGACCCGCATTCCTGCCCTAGAATTGCCCCGCTATGGTAATGGTCGCCTCAGTGGTATTCGGTGTATAGCCACCCAGTTAAAATCTGATGTACCTAGGGAGTCAGTCTTAACCGCCATGGCTATGCAACGGTTAGATGTTTTGGCGATTTTGACCCTGACCGGAAGCGGGTTTGAACGTCGTGGGGGGGGTGGGACAGGTTATGTGAAAGAAGCCTATCTCGCCCATTTGTTACCCCAAGGGGAAGGGGAAAACCAGACCCAACTTGATAGTCCTCTGGCTCCAGTACCCTATTATGTTTCATCCCCCATGAGTCTTGATGTTCTCTCTAACCAAGATTTCCTGGATTTGGTAGATGGACTAGAAGCCGAATTTCAGCGGGAATTTGTCGCCCTTGATGTCAACTCTGACCAAGATAGGGTGCTATTGGTGGGGGTACAAACTGACAAAATTTCCACCCAGAGATTTGAAGAAGGGTTAGCCGAATTAGCCCGCCTGGTGGATACTGCGGGGGGTATTGTCCTGCAAACTCTTCGCCAAAAGCGATCGCGTCCCCATCCCCAAACGGTAGTCGGAGAGGGAAAAACCCAGGAAATTGCCCTGGCGGCGCAAACTCTGGGGGCGACCTTAATTGTTTTCGATCGCAGTTTATCTCCGGCGCAAGTCCGTAATTTGGAAACCCGCATTGGAGTCCGAGTAGTCGATCGCACGGAAGTTATCCTAGATATTTTCGCCCAACGCGCCCAGTCTGGGGCGGGAAAATTACAGGTTGAACTCGCGCAGCTAGAATACAGTCTACCGCGTCTCACCGGAAGGGGTCAGGCTATGTCTCGGTTAGGTGGCGGTATTGGTACTCGTGGACCTGGGGAAACTAAACTAGAAACCGAAAGACGGGCCATTCAGCGGCGCATCGCCCGCCTTCAGCAGGAGGTTAACCAACTACAGGCCCATCGCGCCCGTCTCCGCCAACGTCGCCAACGCCAGGAGGTTCCTACATTGGCTATTGTGGGTTATACGAATGCGGGTAAGTCTACTTTGCTTAATGTTCTCACCGCTTCGGAAATTTACGCCGCTGACCAATTATTTGCTACTCTCGACCCCACTAGCCGCCGCCTAACTATCCCCGATGCGATTACGGAAGAACCCCAAAATATTGTAATTACTGATACGGTGGGGTTTATTCATGAATTACCCCCAGCTTTAATTGATGCTTTTCGCGCTACTTTAGAGGAGGTGACTGATGCTGATGCCCTGCTGCATTTGGTAGATTTATCTCACCCAGCGTGGCAGGCACAAATTCAATCCGTGATGGAGATTTTAACTCAAATGCCGATTACTCCCGGTCCGGCTTTATTGGCTTTTAATAAAATCGATTCTGTGGATGGGGAAACTCTCCGTTTTGCCCAAGAAGAATACCCCCAAGCTGTATTTATTTCGGCTGCTAATGCCCTCGGTTTGGAAACTCTCCGCCGCCGCATTGCACAGTTAATTGATTATGCGATCGCTAATCAATAA
- a CDS encoding AAA family ATPase: protein MDEILTTPTENLRYTGKKHPPKDHKENGQRVYPYLPSDELVEAVNLAITLQRPLLLQGEPGCGKTKLAQAVAYELELPYLCWTIKSTSRAQDGLYTYNNLARLRDSQLLGLGQITDPQEKRRVKDPKTYVELGKLGEAFLSDKPTVLLIDEIDKADIDFPNDLLLELDEKRFSIPETKKEKTARHSPIIFITSNQERDLPDAFLRRCLFHYIEFPKKERLIEIIMARVFGVTQDKSTIPENENELIEAAVDKFQELREFLREEKGERGKNISTSELIDWFEVLRKYPHDEVLKKLQGPLPYLGVLLKTWDDHRLYLSKSRGKDES, encoded by the coding sequence ATGGATGAAATATTAACAACACCCACAGAAAACTTACGCTATACCGGAAAAAAGCATCCTCCTAAAGACCATAAGGAGAATGGACAGCGAGTTTATCCCTATTTACCCAGTGATGAACTTGTGGAAGCCGTTAATTTAGCCATTACTTTACAGCGTCCTTTGCTGCTGCAAGGTGAACCCGGTTGTGGTAAAACTAAATTAGCCCAAGCTGTCGCCTATGAGTTGGAATTACCCTATCTCTGCTGGACGATTAAATCCACCAGTCGCGCACAAGATGGCCTCTATACCTATAATAACTTAGCCAGACTGCGGGACTCTCAATTACTGGGGTTAGGTCAAATTACTGACCCGCAAGAAAAACGGCGGGTTAAAGACCCTAAAACCTATGTAGAATTGGGTAAACTTGGGGAGGCTTTTCTCAGCGATAAACCTACCGTTTTATTGATTGATGAAATTGACAAGGCGGATATTGATTTCCCCAATGATTTATTATTGGAGTTAGACGAAAAACGCTTCTCTATACCCGAAACGAAAAAGGAAAAGACGGCTAGACATTCTCCGATTATCTTTATTACCAGTAATCAGGAACGAGATTTACCCGATGCTTTTTTAAGGCGCTGTTTATTTCATTATATTGAGTTTCCCAAAAAAGAACGGTTAATTGAGATTATTATGGCTCGGGTTTTTGGGGTTACACAAGATAAATCAACGATTCCTGAAAATGAAAATGAGTTGATTGAAGCAGCGGTGGATAAGTTCCAGGAGTTGCGGGAATTTTTGCGGGAGGAAAAAGGAGAAAGAGGTAAAAATATCAGTACCAGTGAGTTGATTGATTGGTTTGAGGTCCTGCGTAAATATCCTCATGATGAGGTGCTGAAAAAGTTACAGGGTCCACTTCCCTATTTAGGGGTTTTACTGAAAACTTGGGATGACCACCGACTTTATTTAAGCAAATCTAGGGGGAAGGATGAAAGTTAA
- a CDS encoding CoxE, with translation MKVNDLPLRELFDKLRQAGFVLGIDEYELLLEALMKGFGIEDEAALKRLCKTLWVKSVEDEKIFNSYFEEVMSQPLENPLVTVEKPTPAKPAIPTTQPQVKQVKTTPTLPPNDERVSPDKLPPPEPRRDEPPQPPTQPSSEAEKSEPDESEFMLPEVAVEMDDEVQLLKTITSEQFFLSSDYLPLTKREMKQTWRYLRLPIREGPLVELDVTATIEKIIRDGFFLEPVLVPRRRNLVELVLLLDIDGSMVAFHPLGDRLKDTATRGGKLGASRVYYFHNCPVDYVYGKPGYSEAVRVEDMLSGLSANRACMLIFSDAGAARGGYSEDRLQLTERFLRQCQQHLRYLVWVNPVPRERWARSTAGEIAKLIPMLECDRLGLQNAVKVLRGNPVSQS, from the coding sequence ATGAAAGTTAATGATTTACCCCTGCGAGAGTTATTTGACAAGCTGCGTCAAGCGGGTTTTGTGTTGGGGATTGATGAATATGAACTGCTGTTAGAAGCCTTGATGAAAGGGTTTGGCATTGAGGATGAAGCGGCGTTAAAAAGACTCTGTAAAACTTTGTGGGTGAAGTCGGTTGAAGATGAAAAAATTTTCAATTCTTATTTTGAGGAGGTGATGTCTCAACCCCTTGAGAATCCATTGGTCACAGTCGAGAAACCTACTCCCGCCAAACCAGCGATTCCTACTACACAGCCGCAGGTAAAACAGGTAAAAACGACACCCACATTACCTCCAAATGATGAGAGGGTATCACCGGATAAATTACCCCCGCCTGAACCACGCCGTGACGAACCCCCACAGCCACCAACTCAGCCATCTTCGGAAGCTGAAAAATCAGAACCTGATGAATCTGAATTTATGTTGCCAGAGGTGGCGGTAGAAATGGATGATGAGGTACAGTTACTGAAAACCATAACCAGTGAACAGTTTTTTTTATCTTCGGATTATTTGCCGTTAACCAAAAGGGAAATGAAACAAACTTGGCGTTATTTACGGCTTCCGATTCGCGAGGGGCCATTGGTTGAATTAGATGTGACGGCAACCATAGAAAAAATTATCCGGGATGGGTTTTTCTTGGAACCCGTGTTAGTCCCCCGACGCAGGAATCTGGTTGAGTTGGTTTTGCTGTTGGATATTGATGGTTCAATGGTGGCTTTTCATCCTTTGGGGGATAGACTGAAAGACACTGCGACGCGGGGGGGAAAGTTGGGTGCATCGCGGGTTTATTATTTCCATAATTGTCCGGTGGATTATGTTTATGGGAAGCCGGGATATTCTGAGGCGGTGAGGGTGGAGGATATGTTGAGCGGATTATCTGCCAATCGCGCTTGTATGCTCATTTTTAGCGATGCTGGCGCGGCACGGGGGGGATATAGTGAAGATAGGTTACAATTGACTGAGAGATTCCTGCGGCAGTGTCAGCAACACTTACGTTATCTGGTTTGGGTGAATCCTGTGCCGAGAGAACGGTGGGCAAGGTCCACGGCTGGGGAAATCGCTAAGTTAATCCCGATGTTGGAATGCGATCGCCTTGGGTTACAAAATGCCGTTAAGGTGTTACGGGGAAATCCAGTGAGTCAGTCATAA
- a CDS encoding nucleotidyltransferase family protein yields MKLKDELQQRRDEILAVAQQHGAFNVRIFGSVARGEEQEDSDIDFLVEMNSNCSLLDRIALIQDLEDLLNRKVDVTTVKGLRDYLRERIINQAISLSDLGNH; encoded by the coding sequence ATGAAACTCAAAGATGAATTACAACAAAGACGAGATGAAATTTTAGCGGTTGCACAACAGCATGGGGCGTTCAATGTGCGGATATTTGGGTCGGTGGCGAGGGGGGAAGAACAGGAGGATAGTGATATTGATTTCTTGGTGGAAATGAACAGTAATTGCAGTTTATTGGATAGAATTGCCTTAATCCAAGATTTAGAGGACTTGTTAAACCGAAAAGTTGATGTCACGACGGTTAAAGGTTTACGGGATTATTTGAGAGAACGGATTATCAATCAGGCGATTAGTTTGTCAGATTTGGGCAATCATTGA
- a CDS encoding HEAT repeat domain-containing protein: MNDENGRHIMELEAAKRRINAFQKRFGEPHLLFAYHAALPLAITPDLLYQILANFRRDIQGEFIEIPWIAVSDLILSSLCDEVGHELYEMDATVRQELLDQLKANPRFTGQRLKEVACFLLQYVQKDLNSQDSYDREFAESQSWAAWAYAKPQKSVELLAAAFRRAYQENPRDLMRLSTLTEMIHQPITEFDRLLIFARAMGHYRRKKFEEAKAGIAQLPHEGGVVSVSDKIKIPIPRELLPVIKTVEDEEIAKLLGVIENTQDENTRREAIESLGEIGVGNPEAIATLVQVIENTQNEYIRSRAANSLEKIDPGNYQVIAGLVQVIENTQNEYIRKRAAESLRKIDPGNPQAIATLVQVIQNTQDQDNRWRAAESLEKSLEKIGVGNPQAIAALVQVIENTQDEDTRRKAIASLEKIGVGNPQAIAALVQVIQNTQDEKTRREAAEGLWKIDPGNPEAIAGLVQVIQNTQYERTRRQAIARLGEIGVGNPEAIAGLVQVIQNTQDEDTRRKAAESLGKIDPGNPQAIAGLVKVIENTQDEYTRSQAIARLGEIGVGNPEAIAGLVQVIQNTQSEYTRSQAAESLGKIDPGNPEAIAALVQVIQNTQSENTRGQAAESLGKIDPGNPEAIAALVQVIQNTQSEYTRSQAAESLGKIDPGNPEAIAALVQVIQNTQSENTRGQAAESLGKIDPGNPQAIAGLVKVIENTQDEYNRMLAAKSLAKIDPGNPQVITGLVQVIQNTQHEYTRRQAIATLRKIDPGNPHL; the protein is encoded by the coding sequence TTGAATGATGAAAATGGACGGCATATCATGGAACTAGAAGCGGCTAAACGTCGGATTAATGCTTTTCAGAAAAGGTTTGGGGAGCCTCACCTTTTGTTTGCTTATCATGCCGCGTTACCGTTGGCGATAACTCCCGATTTGCTGTATCAGATTTTGGCGAATTTTCGGCGGGATATTCAGGGGGAATTTATCGAGATTCCTTGGATTGCGGTTTCGGATTTAATTCTCTCCAGTTTGTGTGATGAGGTGGGGCATGAATTGTATGAAATGGATGCGACAGTCCGCCAAGAATTGTTAGACCAGTTGAAAGCTAATCCTCGATTTACAGGGCAACGCCTGAAGGAAGTGGCGTGTTTTTTATTGCAGTATGTGCAGAAAGATTTAAACAGTCAAGATAGTTATGACCGGGAGTTTGCCGAGTCGCAAAGTTGGGCGGCTTGGGCTTATGCCAAACCTCAGAAATCAGTGGAGTTATTGGCGGCGGCTTTCCGGCGGGCATATCAAGAAAATCCTAGGGATTTGATGCGACTTTCGACGCTGACGGAGATGATTCATCAACCGATTACAGAGTTTGACCGCCTGCTAATTTTTGCCAGGGCAATGGGGCATTATCGACGCAAGAAGTTTGAAGAAGCAAAGGCAGGGATCGCCCAGTTACCGCATGAGGGCGGGGTAGTTTCTGTGAGTGACAAGATTAAGATTCCGATTCCCCGCGAGTTGTTACCTGTTATTAAGACGGTTGAGGATGAAGAAATCGCTAAGTTGCTTGGAGTTATTGAAAATACTCAGGATGAAAATACCCGTAGGGAGGCGATTGAGAGTTTAGGGGAAATCGGTGTCGGAAATCCTGAAGCGATCGCCACGTTAGTTCAAGTTATTGAAAATACTCAGAATGAATATATCCGTAGTCGGGCTGCTAATAGTTTAGAGAAAATTGACCCAGGAAATTATCAAGTTATTGCCGGGTTAGTTCAAGTTATTGAAAATACTCAGAATGAATATATCCGTAAGCGGGCGGCTGAGAGTTTAAGAAAAATCGATCCCGGAAATCCTCAAGCTATTGCCACGTTGGTTCAAGTGATTCAAAATACTCAGGATCAAGATAACCGTTGGCGGGCGGCTGAGAGTTTAGAGAAAAGTTTAGAAAAAATCGGTGTCGGAAATCCTCAAGCGATCGCCGCGTTGGTTCAAGTTATTGAAAATACTCAGGATGAAGATACCCGTAGGAAGGCGATCGCAAGTTTAGAAAAAATCGGTGTCGGAAATCCTCAAGCGATCGCCGCGTTGGTTCAAGTTATTCAAAATACTCAGGATGAAAAGACCCGTAGGGAGGCGGCTGAGGGTTTATGGAAAATCGACCCCGGAAATCCTGAAGCGATCGCCGGGTTGGTTCAAGTTATTCAAAATACTCAGTATGAACGTACCCGTAGGCAGGCGATCGCACGTTTAGGGGAAATCGGTGTCGGAAATCCTGAAGCGATCGCCGGGTTGGTTCAAGTTATTCAAAATACTCAGGATGAAGATACCCGTAGGAAGGCGGCTGAGAGTTTAGGGAAAATAGACCCCGGAAATCCTCAAGCGATCGCCGGGTTAGTTAAAGTTATTGAAAATACTCAGGATGAATATACCCGTAGTCAGGCGATCGCACGTTTAGGGGAAATCGGTGTCGGAAATCCTGAAGCGATCGCTGGGTTGGTTCAAGTTATTCAAAACACTCAGTCTGAATATACCCGTAGTCAGGCGGCTGAAAGTTTAGGGAAAATAGACCCCGGAAATCCTGAAGCGATCGCCGCGTTGGTTCAAGTTATTCAAAATACTCAGTCTGAAAATACCCGTGGTCAGGCGGCTGAAAGTTTAGGGAAAATAGACCCCGGAAATCCTGAAGCGATCGCCGCGTTGGTTCAAGTTATTCAAAACACTCAGTCTGAATATACCCGTAGTCAGGCGGCTGAAAGTTTAGGGAAAATAGACCCCGGAAATCCTGAAGCGATCGCCGCGTTGGTTCAAGTTATTCAAAATACTCAGTCTGAAAATACCCGTGGTCAGGCGGCTGAGAGTTTAGGGAAAATAGACCCCGGAAATCCTCAAGCGATCGCCGGGTTAGTTAAAGTTATTGAAAATACTCAGGATGAATATAACCGTATGCTGGCGGCTAAGAGTTTAGCAAAAATCGACCCCGGAAATCCTCAAGTTATTACTGGGTTGGTTCAAGTTATTCAAAATACTCAGCATGAATATACCCGTAGGCAGGCGATCGCCACTTTAAGAAAAATCGACCCCGGAAATCCTCATCTGTAA
- a CDS encoding Uma2 family endonuclease — MVLSTIKWSLDDYHHMIKTGLLVGRPVEFLAGEIVEMPPEGESHAFFSRAAGSYLTRILADRALVSPAKPITLPNNSEPEPDIAIVAPLGREYLNHHPYPENIFWVIEYADSSLLKDKTVKYHIYAEAGIPEYWLVNLQTGELIIHREPRRREYGSKITLTYGEVSPVAFPDITIPVEAIISAVI; from the coding sequence ATGGTACTGTCAACCATCAAATGGAGTTTAGACGATTATCATCACATGATTAAAACCGGGTTGCTGGTGGGTCGTCCCGTAGAATTCCTAGCCGGAGAAATTGTCGAAATGCCCCCAGAAGGTGAATCTCATGCCTTTTTTAGTCGCGCGGCTGGATCTTATCTTACTCGTATTTTAGCCGATCGCGCTTTAGTCAGTCCAGCCAAACCCATTACTCTCCCCAATAACTCCGAACCCGAACCAGATATCGCTATTGTTGCACCTTTGGGTCGGGAATATCTCAATCATCACCCCTACCCCGAAAATATTTTCTGGGTGATTGAATATGCGGACAGCAGCCTACTGAAAGATAAAACAGTGAAATATCATATCTATGCTGAGGCTGGTATTCCAGAATATTGGCTGGTGAATTTACAAACGGGAGAGTTGATTATTCACCGGGAACCGAGACGACGGGAATATGGTTCTAAAATTACCCTCACTTATGGAGAGGTTTCCCCCGTGGCTTTTCCTGATATTACTATTCCCGTGGAGGCGATAATTTCAGCGGTTATATAA